From Pseudomonadota bacterium, one genomic window encodes:
- a CDS encoding MoxR family ATPase: MTHDVKALNEMVKAESAFVDDLTHEISKVIVGQAEMVERVLIGLLTGGHVLLEGVPGLAKTLTVNTLCQAISAQFKRIQFTPDLLPADVIGTVIYNQHAGTFTAKKGPVFANLVLTDEINRAPAKVQSALLEAMQEKQVTIGDQSFPLPSPFIVMATQNPIEQEGTYPLPEAQVDRFMLKIKVGYPTREEERLIMDRMSGGPIPKISPIVTPERILEARKIVGEVYVDEKIKEYIIDIVAATRQPERYKLEELGRFIEYGASPRASIALIMAARAHAFLRHRGYVTPEDIKSIGPDVLRHRIVVTYEAEAEEITSEEIVRRIFDAVEVP, from the coding sequence ATGACCCACGACGTCAAAGCATTGAACGAGATGGTGAAAGCGGAGAGCGCCTTCGTCGACGATCTCACGCACGAGATCTCGAAGGTGATAGTCGGCCAGGCCGAGATGGTCGAGCGCGTCCTCATCGGCCTGCTCACGGGCGGGCACGTGCTGCTCGAGGGCGTGCCGGGGCTCGCGAAGACGCTCACGGTGAACACGCTGTGCCAGGCGATCTCGGCGCAGTTCAAGCGGATCCAGTTCACGCCGGACCTGCTGCCCGCCGACGTCATCGGCACCGTGATCTACAACCAGCACGCGGGGACGTTCACGGCCAAGAAGGGCCCGGTGTTCGCGAACCTCGTGCTGACGGACGAGATCAACCGCGCGCCCGCCAAGGTGCAGTCGGCGCTGCTCGAGGCGATGCAGGAGAAGCAGGTCACGATCGGCGACCAGAGCTTCCCGCTGCCGTCGCCGTTCATCGTGATGGCCACCCAGAACCCGATCGAGCAGGAGGGCACCTACCCGCTGCCCGAGGCGCAGGTGGACCGCTTCATGCTCAAGATCAAGGTGGGGTACCCGACCCGCGAGGAGGAGCGGCTGATCATGGACCGGATGTCCGGCGGGCCGATCCCGAAGATATCGCCGATCGTCACGCCCGAGCGGATCCTCGAGGCGCGCAAGATCGTCGGCGAGGTCTACGTCGACGAGAAGATCAAGGAGTACATCATCGACATCGTGGCGGCGACGCGGCAGCCCGAGCGGTACAAGCTCGAGGAGCTCGGCCGGTTCATCGAGTACGGCGCCTCGCCGCGCGCCTCGATCGCGCTCATCATGGCGGCGCGGGCGCACGCGTTCCTCAGGCACCGCGGCTACGTGACCCCCGAGGACATCAAGTCCATCGGCCCGGACGTCCTGCGCCACCGCATCGTCGTGACCTACGAGGCCGAGGCGGAGGAGATCACGAGCGAGGAGATCGTGCGGCGCATCTTCGACGCGGTCGAGGTGCCGTGA
- a CDS encoding DUF58 domain-containing protein — protein MDHAELFKEIRQIEIVTRALVNDRLAGQYQSVFKGRGMAFDQVRQYELGDDVRLIDWNVSARMNAPYIKMFVEEREMTVMLLVDASASELFGTARQTKSRLAAKLAATLAFSAIKNNDRVGLVMFTDRVELFVPPKKGKKHVLRVISEILRFNPKGRGTDLAVGLDYLSKVAKHRSVAFLISDFLADGWERSLRLAKTKHDLVPVCVADPREEEMTNVGVVYVEDPESGNVTPVDTTSRRVREAYAEAMRRRRAERERLFRRHRMDFVNISTEDADMSALVSFFQIRARRAMRG, from the coding sequence ATGGATCACGCGGAGCTGTTCAAGGAGATACGCCAGATCGAGATCGTGACGCGGGCGCTCGTCAACGACCGGCTCGCGGGCCAGTACCAGTCCGTCTTCAAGGGCCGCGGCATGGCGTTCGATCAGGTCCGCCAGTACGAGCTCGGCGACGACGTCCGCCTCATCGACTGGAACGTCTCCGCGCGCATGAACGCGCCGTACATCAAGATGTTCGTCGAGGAGCGCGAGATGACGGTGATGCTCCTCGTCGACGCGTCGGCCTCGGAGCTGTTCGGCACCGCGCGCCAGACCAAGTCGAGGCTCGCCGCGAAGCTCGCCGCGACGCTCGCGTTCTCCGCCATCAAGAACAACGACCGCGTCGGGCTCGTCATGTTCACCGATCGCGTCGAGCTGTTCGTGCCGCCCAAGAAGGGCAAGAAGCACGTGCTGCGCGTCATCTCCGAGATCCTGCGCTTCAACCCGAAGGGCCGCGGCACGGATCTCGCGGTCGGGCTCGACTACCTGAGCAAGGTCGCGAAGCACCGCTCTGTCGCGTTCCTGATCTCGGACTTCCTCGCCGACGGGTGGGAGCGCTCCCTGCGCCTCGCCAAGACGAAGCACGACCTCGTGCCCGTGTGCGTGGCCGACCCGCGAGAGGAGGAGATGACGAACGTCGGGGTCGTCTACGTCGAGGATCCCGAGTCCGGGAACGTGACGCCGGTGGACACGACCTCAAGGCGGGTGCGCGAGGCGTACGCGGAGGCGATGCGCCGGCGCCGCGCCGAGCGCGAGCGGCTGTTCCGCCGCCACCGGATGGACTTCGTGAACATCTCGACGGAGGATGCCGACATGTCGGCGCTCGTGAGCTTCTTCCAGATCCGCGCGAGGAGGGCGATGCGGGGATGA
- a CDS encoding VWA domain-containing protein yields the protein MRFAEPYMLAFLALPLAVIAGVVAGAVLRRRALERFGSAAAVDAQLLRPAPYLRAAKIIALALGVACLAFASARPQYGGRIQMLKKRGIDVVVALDFSKSMLAEDVRPNRIERAKLELNELINLLTGDRIGLVAFAGDTIRFPLTTDYAAATAFWRDITPYDMPVGGTAIGKALTGAVRMLRPSGEVADPGKSPEPARSKVIVLLTDGEDHVGDPAAAADEAAEEGIAVFTIGFGSDSPELIPRYLDDGSTMGYQKDDSGEYVTTALTPANEDVLKEIAAKTGGRYYRAGSDLSGIAAVIAEIRKMKQTEVEARQITVYDEVFQWFLAPAALLMLLAFALPERWVFKRRRR from the coding sequence ATGAGGTTCGCCGAGCCCTACATGCTCGCCTTCCTCGCGCTGCCGCTCGCGGTGATCGCCGGGGTCGTCGCCGGGGCGGTGCTGCGTAGGCGGGCGCTCGAGCGGTTCGGATCCGCGGCCGCGGTCGACGCCCAGCTCCTGCGGCCCGCCCCGTACCTGCGCGCCGCGAAGATCATCGCGCTCGCCCTCGGCGTGGCCTGCCTCGCGTTCGCGTCGGCGCGGCCCCAGTACGGCGGGCGGATCCAGATGCTCAAGAAGCGCGGCATCGACGTCGTCGTGGCGCTCGACTTCTCGAAGAGCATGCTCGCGGAGGACGTGCGGCCGAACCGCATCGAGCGCGCGAAGCTCGAGCTGAACGAGCTCATCAACCTGCTCACGGGCGACAGGATCGGCCTCGTCGCGTTCGCCGGCGACACCATCCGGTTCCCGCTCACCACCGACTACGCGGCCGCCACGGCGTTCTGGCGGGACATCACGCCCTATGACATGCCCGTCGGCGGCACGGCGATCGGCAAGGCGCTCACCGGCGCGGTGCGGATGCTGCGACCGTCGGGAGAGGTCGCGGATCCGGGCAAGAGCCCCGAACCCGCGCGCTCGAAGGTGATAGTCCTCCTCACGGACGGCGAGGATCACGTGGGCGACCCGGCCGCCGCCGCGGACGAGGCCGCCGAGGAGGGGATCGCCGTGTTCACCATCGGCTTCGGCTCCGACTCGCCGGAGCTGATCCCGCGGTACCTGGACGACGGATCCACGATGGGCTACCAGAAGGACGACTCCGGCGAGTACGTCACCACCGCGCTCACCCCGGCGAACGAGGACGTGCTGAAGGAGATCGCGGCGAAGACGGGCGGCCGGTACTACCGCGCGGGCAGCGATCTCTCGGGGATCGCGGCGGTCATCGCCGAGATCCGCAAGATGAAGCAGACCGAGGTTGAGGCGCGGCAGATCACGGTGTACGACGAGGTGTTCCAGTGGTTCCTCGCGCCGGCGGCGCTGCTCATGCTGCTCGCGTTCGCGCTGCCCGAGCGGTGGGTGTTCAAGCGGAGGAGGCGATGA
- a CDS encoding serine/threonine protein kinase — MDDAIRQHPLATAYNRLTPENVLDAVEGGGRRCTGRFLTLNSYENRVYQLELEDGAWVVGKFYRPGRWSRETILAEHRFLAELGVDEIPVALPIPLENGSTVGETDGVLFTLFPRLAGRTPQELGDDQVRMVGRLIARIHNVGARREEPHRMRLSPATYGRDELCYLIENDALPPEARDTYAATVLALVDRITPLFADVPVHRLHGDCHLGNLVDTRRGFAFLDFDDMVTGPAAQDVWMLVPSYDEEGARQRHVLIEAYSEMRRFEPLWLALVEPLRALRFVHYSAWIARRWHDPTFQRTFSYFGTLLYWQKEIQDLREQIARIDRTAYL, encoded by the coding sequence ATGGACGACGCGATCAGACAGCACCCGCTGGCGACGGCCTACAACCGGCTGACTCCCGAGAACGTGCTCGACGCGGTCGAGGGCGGCGGGCGGCGGTGCACCGGGCGGTTCCTCACCCTGAACAGCTACGAGAACCGCGTGTACCAGCTCGAGCTCGAGGACGGCGCGTGGGTCGTCGGCAAGTTCTACAGGCCCGGCCGCTGGTCGCGCGAGACCATCCTCGCGGAGCATCGCTTCCTCGCCGAGCTAGGCGTGGATGAGATCCCGGTCGCGCTCCCCATCCCGCTCGAGAACGGCTCGACCGTGGGCGAGACCGACGGCGTGCTCTTCACGCTCTTCCCGCGCCTCGCGGGGCGCACCCCGCAGGAGCTCGGCGACGATCAGGTCCGGATGGTCGGCCGCCTGATCGCCCGGATCCACAACGTCGGCGCGCGGCGGGAGGAGCCGCACCGCATGCGGCTCTCGCCCGCGACCTATGGCCGCGACGAGCTGTGCTACCTCATCGAGAACGACGCCCTGCCGCCCGAGGCGCGCGACACCTACGCCGCGACGGTGCTCGCGCTCGTCGACAGGATCACGCCTCTGTTCGCGGACGTGCCGGTCCACAGGCTGCACGGCGACTGCCACCTCGGCAACCTCGTCGACACGCGGCGCGGGTTCGCGTTCCTCGACTTCGACGACATGGTGACCGGCCCGGCGGCGCAGGACGTCTGGATGCTCGTGCCGAGCTACGATGAGGAGGGCGCGCGGCAGCGCCACGTGCTCATCGAGGCGTACTCGGAGATGCGGCGGTTCGAGCCCCTTTGGCTCGCGCTCGTGGAGCCGCTGCGCGCGCTGCGGTTCGTCCACTACTCGGCGTGGATCGCGCGGCGGTGGCACGATCCGACGTTCCAGCGCACCTTCTCCTATTTCGGGACGCTCCTCTACTGGCAGAAGGAGATCCAGGATCTGCGCGAGCAGATCGCGCGGATCGACCGGACCGCGTACCTCTGA
- the mtnA gene encoding S-methyl-5-thioribose-1-phosphate isomerase — MKTDFSSIDTVAWRDGAVVMLDQRRLPFEETYIECRDVDSVVEAIRTMAVRGAPAIGIAAGYGMALAARLSGGATDELARAARLLVDARPTAVNLLWAVDRVRRAGEASGLGGDALVARIAREADAILAEDVAACRALGDHGAALVPDDATILTHCNAGGLATSGWGTALGVVRSAIAMGKRVRVIADETRPLLQGARLTAWELMRDGIDVTLIADVAAASILASGAIDLVVVGADRIAANGDTANKIGTYGVALAAHADGVPFYVAAPWSTVDMACPDGDAIEIEERAASEVTHVLGTRVAPEGVSVRNPAFDVTPFELVTAIITERGVVRPQYDDGLKALAK; from the coding sequence ATGAAGACGGATTTCAGTTCCATCGACACGGTCGCGTGGCGGGACGGCGCGGTGGTGATGCTCGACCAGCGCCGCCTGCCGTTCGAGGAGACGTACATCGAGTGTCGCGACGTCGACAGCGTCGTCGAGGCGATCCGCACGATGGCGGTGCGCGGCGCGCCGGCGATCGGCATCGCCGCGGGGTACGGCATGGCGCTCGCGGCGCGACTCTCGGGGGGCGCGACGGACGAGCTCGCGCGGGCGGCGCGGCTCCTCGTCGACGCGCGGCCCACGGCGGTCAACCTCCTCTGGGCGGTCGACCGGGTGCGGCGCGCGGGGGAGGCGTCGGGGCTGGGCGGGGACGCGCTCGTCGCCCGGATCGCCCGGGAGGCGGACGCGATCCTCGCCGAGGATGTCGCGGCCTGCCGGGCGCTCGGCGATCACGGCGCGGCGCTCGTGCCGGACGACGCGACGATCCTCACGCACTGCAACGCGGGCGGGCTCGCGACCTCCGGGTGGGGCACGGCGCTCGGCGTCGTGCGCTCCGCGATCGCGATGGGGAAGCGCGTCCGGGTGATCGCGGACGAGACGCGGCCGCTCCTCCAGGGCGCGCGGCTCACGGCCTGGGAGCTCATGCGCGACGGGATCGACGTGACGCTGATCGCCGACGTCGCCGCGGCGTCGATCCTCGCCTCCGGCGCGATCGATCTCGTCGTCGTGGGAGCGGACCGGATCGCGGCCAACGGCGACACGGCGAACAAGATCGGGACGTACGGCGTCGCGCTCGCGGCCCACGCGGACGGCGTGCCGTTCTACGTCGCCGCGCCTTGGTCGACCGTCGACATGGCCTGCCCGGACGGCGACGCTATCGAGATCGAGGAGCGCGCGGCGAGCGAGGTGACCCACGTGCTCGGCACGCGCGTCGCGCCCGAGGGCGTCAGCGTCCGCAACCCGGCGTTCGACGTGACGCCGTTCGAGCTCGTCACCGCGATCATCACGGAGCGCGGCGTCGTCCGCCCGCAGTACGACGACGGGCTCAAGGCGCTGGCGAAGTGA
- a CDS encoding BatD family protein codes for MTTAVILATALAAGAALAQGGAKKAQQPQIGVTVSQDPLVQGEPFELTITIETESSDEPQVQLPALGGLRVLRQYESHPMSFSFSFGFGQQKAVKQTKQRSEYSFVVVADRAGKFTVNPVIVTVDGKRFQSQAYGFEVQPSSGGAAAPGKAVPLQPDPNAPQADQIDEPGVAPPSGAELEGAQIDPDYFLHTVVSKKRCSMGELVVLRLYVYTSWSLSGVQLVREPGTDGFWVENVDTGAKHQLPQEQVRIGDRVYERVELRRIALFPLRGGELTIAPALAELEVRRGGFFSSPKKVRRASQPVVVTVDPLPDAGRPAGFDPANVGRFSFRAELDKETAKVGEPLTLSMIARGAGNVRNLVVPEIAEIDGLKIYAPESDVEVAARDESVTGTLTNKVLIIPKAPGSYTIPELAWSYFDPLSREYETLTSPAKRFTVTPAEGGAPTGQPPAGAAPAAQDDGGAFGRMTQKLRSIATRADVEPDGGGIVLNEPWFLALVALAPIAFVALVAAQITRRRGRDRLLRDRSKRADAVARRRLDELAARGDGLDGDRFFAELQRALVAFLEDRLECPVAGDTSAELAARLRRRGFGDELAEATVAEMESCDFARFARSASAAGERRGALERIRSLVARLAAVAIEPEEGKP; via the coding sequence ATGACCACAGCGGTGATTCTCGCGACCGCGCTCGCCGCCGGGGCCGCGCTCGCGCAGGGCGGCGCCAAGAAGGCGCAGCAGCCGCAGATCGGCGTGACCGTCAGCCAGGATCCGCTCGTCCAGGGCGAACCGTTCGAGCTGACCATCACGATCGAGACCGAGAGCTCAGACGAGCCGCAGGTGCAGCTGCCCGCCCTCGGCGGGCTCCGCGTGCTCAGGCAGTACGAGTCGCACCCGATGTCGTTCTCGTTCTCGTTCGGCTTCGGGCAGCAGAAGGCCGTGAAGCAGACGAAGCAGAGGAGCGAGTACTCGTTCGTGGTGGTGGCCGATCGCGCGGGCAAGTTCACCGTGAACCCGGTGATCGTCACTGTCGACGGGAAGCGCTTCCAGAGCCAGGCCTACGGCTTCGAGGTGCAGCCGTCGTCGGGCGGCGCGGCGGCTCCTGGGAAGGCGGTGCCGCTCCAGCCCGATCCGAACGCGCCCCAGGCGGACCAGATCGACGAGCCGGGGGTCGCGCCGCCGAGCGGCGCCGAGCTAGAGGGCGCGCAGATCGATCCCGACTACTTCCTGCACACGGTCGTCTCCAAGAAGCGCTGCAGCATGGGCGAGCTGGTCGTGCTGCGCCTGTACGTCTACACGAGCTGGAGCCTCTCGGGCGTGCAGCTCGTCCGCGAGCCGGGGACGGACGGGTTCTGGGTCGAGAACGTCGACACCGGGGCGAAGCACCAGCTGCCGCAGGAGCAGGTCAGGATCGGCGATCGGGTCTACGAGCGCGTCGAGCTGCGCCGCATCGCCCTCTTCCCCCTGCGCGGGGGCGAGCTCACGATCGCGCCGGCGCTCGCGGAGCTCGAGGTGCGGCGCGGCGGCTTCTTCTCGAGCCCCAAGAAGGTGCGGCGCGCCTCGCAGCCCGTCGTCGTGACCGTCGATCCGCTGCCGGACGCCGGGAGGCCCGCGGGGTTCGACCCGGCGAACGTCGGCCGGTTCAGCTTCCGCGCGGAGCTCGACAAGGAGACCGCCAAGGTCGGCGAGCCTCTGACCCTCTCGATGATCGCGCGCGGCGCGGGCAACGTCCGCAACCTCGTCGTCCCGGAGATCGCGGAGATCGACGGCCTCAAGATCTACGCGCCCGAGTCCGATGTCGAGGTCGCCGCGCGCGACGAGAGCGTGACCGGGACGCTCACGAACAAGGTGCTGATCATCCCCAAGGCCCCGGGGTCGTACACGATCCCGGAGCTCGCGTGGTCGTACTTCGATCCTTTGTCCCGCGAGTACGAGACGCTCACGAGCCCGGCGAAGCGGTTCACGGTGACGCCCGCCGAGGGCGGGGCGCCGACCGGGCAGCCTCCGGCCGGCGCGGCCCCCGCGGCGCAGGACGACGGCGGCGCGTTCGGGCGGATGACCCAGAAGCTGCGCTCCATCGCGACGCGCGCAGACGTCGAACCGGACGGCGGCGGCATCGTCCTCAACGAGCCGTGGTTCCTCGCGCTCGTCGCCCTCGCGCCGATCGCGTTCGTCGCCCTCGTCGCCGCGCAGATCACACGCCGCCGCGGCAGGGACCGCCTGCTGCGCGACCGCTCCAAGCGCGCGGACGCCGTGGCGCGACGCAGGCTCGATGAGCTCGCCGCTCGGGGCGACGGGCTCGACGGCGACCGCTTCTTCGCCGAGCTCCAGCGGGCGCTCGTCGCGTTCCTCGAGGACCGCCTCGAGTGCCCGGTCGCGGGCGACACGTCGGCCGAGCTCGCCGCCCGGCTGCGGCGGCGCGGGTTCGGCGACGAGCTCGCGGAGGCCACCGTCGCGGAGATGGAGAGCTGCGACTTCGCGCGGTTCGCCCGCAGCGCGTCGGCCGCGGGCGAGCGGCGCGGGGCGCTCGAGCGCATTCGATCCCTCGTCGCGCGCCTCGCCGCCGTGGCGATCGAACCGGAGGAGGGGAAGCCGTGA
- a CDS encoding tetratricopeptide repeat protein produces MNARRTGIVAAVAVLAAAMALLAAPPAFAFDPFLKENGDVADGNEALAKGRLKEALESYDEAVRELPSRGEVHLDRGLALLRAGDDKLDQAMQALKLAAVPESPPKVRARALANLGDAFFRKEDFEAAIEHYKKSLMLAPGNRDAAWNLEIAVQKQKKKEEQQKQDQEKQDQQQKQDQQQKQDQQQKQDQEKQDQQQKQDQQQQEQPKTRQEMEQVLDALDRDQQSLPQQKARRRAVAMPAAPVKDW; encoded by the coding sequence ATGAACGCGCGGCGGACCGGAATCGTGGCGGCGGTGGCCGTCCTCGCGGCGGCGATGGCGCTCCTCGCGGCGCCCCCCGCGTTCGCGTTCGACCCGTTCCTCAAGGAGAACGGCGACGTCGCGGACGGGAACGAGGCGCTCGCAAAGGGCCGGCTGAAGGAGGCGCTGGAGAGCTACGACGAGGCGGTTCGCGAGCTCCCGAGCCGCGGCGAGGTCCACCTCGACAGGGGGCTCGCCCTCCTGCGCGCGGGGGACGACAAGCTCGATCAGGCGATGCAGGCTTTGAAGCTCGCCGCGGTGCCGGAGTCCCCCCCGAAGGTGCGCGCGCGGGCGCTCGCGAACCTGGGCGACGCGTTCTTCCGGAAGGAGGACTTCGAGGCCGCGATCGAGCACTACAAGAAGAGCCTGATGCTCGCGCCCGGCAACCGCGACGCCGCGTGGAACCTCGAGATCGCGGTGCAGAAGCAGAAGAAGAAGGAAGAGCAGCAGAAGCAGGATCAGGAGAAGCAGGACCAGCAGCAGAAGCAGGATCAGCAGCAGAAGCAGGACCAGCAGCAGAAGCAGGATCAGGAGAAGCAGGACCAGCAGCAGAAGCAGGATCAGCAGCAACAGGAGCAACCCAAGACGCGGCAGGAGATGGAGCAGGTGCTCGACGCCCTCGACCGCGATCAGCAGAGCCTGCCGCAGCAGAAGGCCCGGCGCCGGGCGGTGGCGATGCCTGCGGCGCCGGTCAAGGACTGGTGA
- a CDS encoding VWA domain-containing protein gives MRRHRWWLEPLAWSVGALLAAAAFVVPPWLREGPGMRFESPWFLLALVAVPIVVAAGILERRTSGRIRISTAAILADATRRSWRVHLLTATVALKAVAVALLALALARPQDANQREETETSGIDIVLTLDVSGSMEAGDLKPNRLEAAKSVTRDFISRRRDDRIGAVIFAENAYTLCPLTLDYSILSTMIADLSLGVIDDKATAIGNAIGMSINRLRKSDAKSKVIILLTDGASNAGNLPPDQATSFAKTLGIKIYTVLVGEKDESEVASGFDFFRNQIFRTHSTPVNPELLRRMSKETGGAFFEATDTNSLVRSFHAILDALERSRIADRGVIYGEVFPLYLWPALILAALDLLLGLFVLRRAP, from the coding sequence ATGCGTAGGCACCGCTGGTGGCTCGAGCCGCTCGCCTGGTCGGTCGGCGCCCTCCTCGCCGCCGCGGCGTTCGTCGTGCCGCCGTGGCTCCGAGAGGGCCCGGGGATGCGGTTCGAGAGCCCCTGGTTCCTCCTCGCCCTCGTCGCGGTGCCCATCGTGGTCGCCGCCGGCATCCTCGAGCGGCGGACGAGCGGACGCATCAGGATCTCGACCGCCGCGATCCTGGCCGACGCGACGAGGCGATCGTGGCGCGTGCACCTCCTGACCGCGACCGTGGCGCTCAAGGCGGTGGCGGTGGCGCTCCTCGCCCTCGCGCTCGCGCGGCCGCAGGACGCCAACCAGAGGGAGGAGACCGAGACGAGCGGCATCGATATCGTGCTCACGCTCGACGTCTCGGGATCGATGGAGGCCGGGGATCTCAAGCCGAACCGCCTCGAGGCCGCCAAGAGCGTGACGCGCGACTTCATCAGCCGCCGCCGCGACGACCGCATCGGCGCGGTGATCTTCGCCGAGAACGCGTACACGCTCTGCCCGCTGACGCTCGACTACTCGATCCTGTCGACCATGATCGCGGATCTCTCGCTCGGCGTCATCGACGACAAGGCGACCGCGATCGGCAACGCGATCGGCATGTCGATCAACCGGCTGCGCAAGTCGGACGCGAAGAGCAAGGTGATCATCCTGCTCACCGACGGCGCGTCGAACGCGGGGAACCTGCCCCCCGATCAGGCCACGAGCTTCGCGAAGACGCTCGGGATCAAGATCTACACCGTGCTCGTCGGCGAGAAGGACGAGTCCGAGGTCGCGTCGGGCTTCGACTTCTTCAGGAACCAGATCTTCAGGACGCACTCCACGCCCGTGAACCCGGAGCTCCTGCGCCGCATGAGCAAGGAGACGGGCGGCGCCTTCTTCGAGGCCACGGACACGAACAGCCTCGTCCGGTCGTTCCACGCGATCCTCGACGCGCTCGAGCGCTCCCGCATCGCGGATCGCGGCGTGATCTACGGCGAGGTGTTCCCGCTGTACCTGTGGCCCGCGCTGATCCTGGCCGCCCTCGACCTGCTCCTCGGCCTGTTCGTTCTCAGGAGGGCGCCATGA
- a CDS encoding ATP-binding protein — protein sequence MARPAHIEPLYVVGEALGLPLACFDSSGAAIFSTSALIAEIGAEPGDLRELAAVIERDPESRVGLIERIGALAEPGGRCTARTCALGKDGASRPLELNAVSVGVPGSSAAVVCVHEPAVDAALMARVELLERRASVGYAAAGAAHEFNNLLTAMLGWAQIALKAVGPESTAAPAISTIENSARRAKQIVGELLSSARPTSSAVQDVDVARLAAEALRLLSWELNAAHVDVETEIGDAGIVCGDSTRLLQVFVNVIRNAVEAMPARGKLRLRAAREDGRTVVEITDNGHGMTEEILGSAFEPFFTTKVLGARSTGGSGLGLPICRRIVEEHGGEIELRSHRPGGTTVRISLPSCRGASVVPRKSDPSRSSIPPGARLLVVDDEPDICEMIRTSLELHGAEVTPALTGADALRRCKSERFDAAFVDFSMAGLSGFALGRALGELQPEMRIVFMSGVEIPQDPDPRFHRFLKKPFDLREIRCKLHDVLAQERGRRD from the coding sequence ATGGCGAGACCTGCGCACATCGAACCGCTCTACGTCGTCGGCGAGGCCCTCGGGCTCCCGCTCGCCTGCTTCGATTCGAGCGGCGCCGCGATCTTCTCGACGAGCGCGCTGATCGCGGAGATCGGCGCGGAACCGGGCGATCTGCGGGAGCTCGCGGCCGTCATCGAGCGGGATCCCGAGAGCCGCGTGGGCCTGATCGAGCGGATCGGGGCGCTCGCGGAGCCCGGGGGCAGGTGCACGGCGCGGACCTGCGCGCTCGGGAAGGACGGCGCCTCGCGGCCGCTCGAGCTGAACGCCGTCTCGGTCGGCGTTCCGGGATCCTCGGCCGCCGTCGTCTGCGTCCACGAGCCCGCGGTGGACGCGGCGCTGATGGCGCGCGTCGAGCTCCTCGAGCGGCGCGCGTCGGTCGGCTACGCCGCCGCGGGCGCGGCGCACGAGTTCAACAACCTGTTGACCGCCATGCTCGGGTGGGCGCAGATCGCCCTGAAGGCGGTCGGTCCGGAGTCGACCGCCGCGCCGGCGATCTCGACCATCGAGAACAGCGCGCGCCGCGCGAAGCAGATCGTGGGCGAGCTGCTCTCCTCGGCCCGGCCGACGTCCTCCGCGGTGCAGGACGTCGACGTCGCGCGGCTCGCGGCGGAGGCGTTGCGCCTCCTGTCGTGGGAGCTGAACGCCGCGCACGTCGATGTCGAGACCGAGATCGGCGACGCCGGGATCGTCTGCGGCGACTCCACGCGGCTGCTGCAGGTCTTCGTCAACGTCATCCGCAACGCCGTCGAGGCGATGCCGGCCCGCGGCAAGCTCCGGCTGCGCGCGGCCCGGGAGGACGGACGCACGGTCGTCGAGATCACGGACAACGGCCACGGCATGACGGAGGAGATCCTCGGCTCCGCGTTCGAGCCGTTCTTCACGACCAAGGTGCTCGGCGCGAGATCGACCGGCGGCTCCGGCCTCGGGCTCCCGATCTGCAGGCGGATCGTCGAGGAGCACGGCGGCGAGATCGAGCTGCGGTCGCACCGGCCCGGCGGCACGACGGTGAGGATCTCGCTCCCCAGCTGCCGGGGCGCCTCGGTCGTCCCGCGGAAAAGCGATCCGTCGCGCTCGTCGATCCCGCCTGGCGCGAGGCTGCTCGTCGTGGACGACGAGCCCGACATCTGCGAGATGATCCGGACGAGCCTGGAGCTGCACGGCGCCGAGGTCACGCCCGCGCTGACCGGGGCCGACGCGCTCAGGCGGTGCAAGTCCGAGCGGTTCGACGCCGCGTTCGTGGACTTCTCCATGGCCGGCCTGTCCGGCTTCGCGCTCGGCCGCGCGCTGGGCGAGCTGCAGCCGGAGATGCGGATCGTGTTCATGAGCGGCGTCGAGATCCCGCAGGACCCGGATCCCCGGTTCCACCGCTTCCTCAAGAAGCCGTTCGACCTGCGCGAGATCCGGTGCAAGCTGCACGACGTCCTCGCGCAGGAGCGAGGTCGTCGGGACTGA